ttacaataagttgctacgtcaattattaattggcagtatttatgccatttaaacatactttatgagtggaaggggtGTCTTTTTGCTTTaagggaaataggacgaaaatatgtgggatattacattagttattagACGCAGACTATTACATTAATCTGCTCCGAAATATAGTGAACTTTATtctgttgggggggggagggggtttgttcggacagacctgcccccactactgggggcaggtctgtcctgCCCCCACTACTGGGGGCAGGTCTGCTGAAAATCCTGAAGGAAACACTGGTGTCttctctgtgtgtacagtatgtacgtATAGTATGTGCGTGAATGAACTTGTGTGACCTTGTGTGTGTAAACTCTACCTTGTTGGCTTCAGCCAGCCTCTGCGCAGTGTAGAACTCTGCGTCAGCCCTAGCTCTCATCCTAGCCAGGAAGGCGCTGTCTGTGaaccagaggtcaaaggtcacagacAGTTAAGAGCATCAGTACCCCAATACAACCAAGACAAAAACAGTAAATCTGACAAAAGTGACCGACATAGAGGTCCATAGAGATTTGGGACTTTTTTTTGCCAGGCTCATGAAATGGTAAACAACTGACGAGGGGAGGAGCCAAGGCCACCGGAGTCATCTAAGCTTATGTACTCCACGGCAGTAGTTCTCTCCCACACAGAGGAAGATGGTTCCCTGGAGAATATCGTCTTTACCAGGAAGTCGGAAAGCAGACATTTCAAATGGTTATTTAACACCGAGGCACACGTACCGTCAATTTCAGAGATCCTCTTCTCCGTTTCCTTCTCCATGACTTTCTGTGAGAACTTGATCTCCGCCACCTGGGCCACCTTCTCCGCCTCTGAAGGAAGCGGGAGGGAGACTCATTCAAAGCCAGTCTCTTACATAACTTCCCTTCCAACTGAAAAGAAacgttgaggggggggggggggggggggcggggcgtgaTGGAACGTCTGTTAAAGCCGTCGTTAAAACCAGCTCACCAATAACGGCCCTCTTCCGTTCGGTCTCGGCCTCTTTCTCCACAACCTTCTGAGTCTGTGCAGAAATCAACAGCTTGGTCTTCTCACTCTCCCTacggaacacaaacacacacgcctcctCATAAAAACAGTATTCTTAGCAGGAAGTTTAAAACAAAGGTTAAACGCTTCTTTCGTAAGAGACCTTCAACGTGGCCCATACAAACAGTAAATCCAAAGGCTCTCACACTTCCAGATGGACTTGAATAAACATTGAACAGTAATCCTTCACTTTCCCAGCAAGAGCCTTTGCCTCAGAGGCCCCTTCTGACCAACATAACAGAACCCAGAACGCTGCAGGGAGCCAGGAGAATTACGTGACCTGCTGTACTCACATGAGCTCGTAGTTCCGGCGAATACTCTCAGGAATATTGGGCTTCGTAACGCGGACAGCCTAAAAATAAAAATCTGAGATGGATTTATCATCAAAAGCAGAGATTAGGaatagggaggggagggggggcatcaTTAAATTGGTATTAAAGGGAGATTTGGAGATGTAAAAAGAGCATTGAGACTAGGGTTGCAAAATATACGGGAATACTGGAAACTTTCCGCCCCTTTGCAACCCTAATTTAGACAATGAGATTTCAACACAGTACAAAACTCTCAAAAAAAACTATCTACAGTGTGTCCTGAATGCAAGCTATTATTATTTCCTAGCAACACTGAAGGGAGCctgctgttttgtttgtttgttctctGGGATTTAAGCCACTGACGTCTGTATGGCTCCACTGGACCAGTAAAACTGAAGTGAAGAGAAAATGCGAGGAGGGGGAATAagttctccctttctttttacTGCAAGACAGAATGTTCCAGTGCCAGATATCATGAAGCGGACCTTGTTTAGCATCTGCTTTGTTCCTCTTAGCACGCTCGTATTCAACTATTACCACCACTTCCACTCTGTTAATTGAGTACAGCTACTACTGCTGTTACTAATACTTCAACTAATACTACCATACAGCTACTATTACTGCTATTGCTAGAACTGTTGCTGTACTGTAGCACAACTACTGTGCTACAGTACAGCAACTACTACTGCTATTACATTATATTAGTACAACTGCTACTTCTCCAGTACAGCTACTACCATGACGACCACCACCAAAGCTCATTCCCGAGTCCCACCTGGATGATGAGACCGGGAGCCATGTTGGTCAGGTCCTCCTGGAGGGTCAGCTTCAGGTTCTCATCAATCTGATCTGAGGCATCAtgggcagggaaggagagagggaggagggcgagaacatgagagaggggaggggaggagggaacatgagagaggggaggggaggagggaacatgagagaggggaggggaggagggaacatgagagaggggaggggaggagggaacatgagagaggggaggggaggggggaacatgagagaggggaggggaggagggaacatgagagagaggaggggaggggggaacatgagagaggggaggggaggggaggagggaacatgagagaggggaggggaggggggaacatgagagaggggaggggaggagggaacatgagagaggggaggggaggagggaacatgagagaggggaggggggaacatgagagaggggaggggaggagggaacatgagagaggggaggggggaacatgagagaggggaggggggagcatgagagaggggaggggaggggggaacatgagagaggggaggggaggagggaacatgagagaggggaggggaggggggaacatgagagaggggaggggaggggggaacatgaggggaggggcggggaggatGGAAAGGGACAtaagggggaagagaaagaccAGGGGCGAAAGGATTAAAAGTATGTGTGGGGGAGTGAGTGACTGAAAACATACTGAGTGTGAGTCCGTTCACAGAGAGGGGTACCAAGCGGAGCCGTTTCTTACCAAACAAGCCGATGTAGACCTCCTGCAGAGAGTGCACGCTGCAGAACTGGTTGAGCTCATGGTGGACCTTGTTGAAGATCAGGGCCTTGTCATAGTCTGCAGTGAAGTTCTTCACGATATCAAACACTGCGAGGGAGGAAGCAGACACCCAGTTAAGCCACACGGGAAAGCGCAACACAGCAGGTCATCATCCCCCACGCTCCACGTGCACACATCCGTCACAACAGAACTCGCTCTTTCGACCGGCGCAAAATCCAATGTCTAGAAATCGAGGGAGCGATctatcattgtaaatcagagttaTTACGTTTCGTTCGTTTCCTTCATGTGATTGACTCAACGTGTCATGTTGCAAGGGTTTCTGGAGGGATCCAGCTTCAACAAGAGGTGGTAAATTCAGTGAGACCCATCAACTCGTGTATATGAGAAGATCCtgtttgtttggtttgtttGCATCAGGTTTGTTTACCTGCCGCAGGTACCAAGAAGTTTACGACCTCGATCCGGTCGAAGTAGATCATTACTCCTCCGCTGGGTGAAGAAAAACAACATCAGGGCATGTGTACATCATAGGTGGGCCATCGTCAGAGGACGACCAACACCTATTGTAAATTAGTTGAAGATAAGGTGAGAGAATCCGTAAAAAGTGGGAAACTCTTACCTCGTACCACATGGTACGTTCTTCACTTCGTCTGTCTGCAAGGTGGTCTACAAGGCAAAGGGTTGAAAATGTAAACACTTCGAAAATCAAGGGTTGTTATGTGTTTAACATCTTAACCTGTACAGAGGTACTGCAGCTGGGGTGTTCAGTGTCACCTGTACAGAGGCACAGTATGGGTGTTCAGTGTTACCAGGACGCAGGTATAGTAGCTTGGGTTGTACAGTGTTACCTGGACAGACTTAAAGCTGGTTATGAAGGGAAGCATTAGGTGGAAGCCAGGGCTGCTGGTGGTGGTCAGGAGAGCTCCTCCTCTgtgacacacaaagacacacaccacacacacacacacgcacggatacacacacacagattaaagTAGACATCAATCCAGTATCAATGTCAACCGTAGAAATTAAGGATAAGCTAAGTTACCTGTAATAAACTCCAGTGTGCCCCTCTTCTATTTTGTgcacagaggagaagagagctgCACCTCCAATAGCTAAGATAATTGAGGCAATGGCACCCCATTGTGCCATCCTAGGAAGTGGAGAACACAATTAATTACAACGGTGATCGCCACTAACGCATGCTATTTGTAATTGCATACCCTGCCTAGAAATTTGATTACAAATGAGTACCTATACTAACGTAAACGTTGGTCGCGACAGATGTGTGAGACACGAGTTTGCATCTTAAAAGCAAGTTAAACTCCTCAGATGAGCTTAGCTAAGACATCAGCAGGAGCTGACCTTGTCGCATTCTAAGAGGATTGGGGCAGGTGTCAAAGGTAATTTCTCCAAAGGGAAGACTCAACCCTTTGCGATGATACGATCTTCGCTTGAGTATAAACGCATCGTCATAGGCAATGGCACAAACTAGTAGCTTAGTACACAGAAGAAACAAAGCCTATATATGGCTAATAATAGCCAGAGGTCGTGGACCTTGTACAACGCGCAAAATGTGAATTGTCCAATTCATTCACTGTCAGCTTTTTGTAACTGGCTATAGCAACCGTATTATTTGAACGAGTcatatttatgaaaactaaGTATGTTGATAGTCTCATCTTCACTGTGTTTGTAACAACCCTGTAGACACAACGTTTAATAACAAGACAAGAGGCTCATTTAAGGGACGCTAGCATGTAAGCTAACTAGCTtcctttttgaaaatcagtcctACGGTACCTAAGTGGAGGGTAACAAACGTAGCTCGTGCTGCTAAAGTGCTGGCTAAAACTAACACTAACATGTATCATTCGCATTTGCTACTTGTGAACGAACAATACGTGTTCTAACAGACCCTGTATTACCTGTATGATCAATCCAAGTGTTCATACACGGAGAAATTATACACCAACACCTGCTTTAAGACTTTCTTCCGCGTTTTACATAAAACGTCATCATGACGTTTACGCTCAATGGTTTTACAGTCGATTGCTAACCAGCAGATGGCGACAAAAGACTTGTATTGGTCTGGACATTCTCAGTCAAGTACATTGCTGTTACTGTCCCTTTTCTGTCTCAAGAATGACTTTTAAACACCGCTGTAAAACTCAAATTCTTCGGTTCATTAATCTGATATCGAACTTAACTGTCTGAACCTAATTTGAAAAGAAACTGACAGTACGTTGATGGATTCTGATGCACCGCAGAAAATGCTGCAAATGTAGCCAGGCGACTAATTAAATTCATAAGACAGAGAGTTGACCGGAGGCTGTTTTGACACACCAGTAACGATCCTTTAACAAACTGCCTGGTGCCCTGTCGGGGGTCATGACACGTACAAGGAATGGcaaaaaaattatttttatttttaaacctCGGTGGCTTGAGAAGTATGAAAGGCCAGACCTTACCCCTAGGTGCTTCAGTGGCATATCTGTGTTGTGCATtttaaagaggaggaggaaaaaaaaaggaACAACAGAGCCAGGGAAAAGAAGTTTGTCAGAGTTCATTAAGTATCAAGGGAACATCGCTGGAAGTGGCAACGTAAGCCGCGGCAGGGCCCTGGTGCCATTAATCACGACTGACAAGGaaccaggggagggaggggggaagggagggggttgagagtgcgagggagtggagggataaaggggagagggagttgggaggggggagagagagagagagaaagggagagaagaggagggggattgcgggagaaaaagggaagggggagggagggaggatgcgagagatggagggggaggataaacaagagaggggagggagagatgggagggaaggtggagggaggggagagagagaaggaggaagagaagtagTTGAAAGAGTAGACAATAGAAAGAGGGgtaggaacagggagagagagagagagagagagagaggagagacagaaggaggataAAGGGACAGGGtgggttgagggagagggagggagggagagcctgGATTCTGCTGCCAGAGACTCTGGTAGTGATTATAAAAGGAGGTTCACACAGCGCGGGTGGTGAAGATAgagaggactgcagctctggcTCCAGAGTTCAGGTATATGTTGTCAGAACCACACCAGAACCATTAAACTGTCATGCTATTCAAGGCTTAACTGAGATTGTGTAGCAGAGGATACAGTACAAAACTGGTTGAAGACAACAGAGTTTTAATTGGTGTTTCTATTTTGTCATTGACATGAATCAGATTTGTTCGTGAAACACACGCATATAAACCAGCCGACTCAGTGTCGACTGATTCACTGGATCACTTCTACTATAACAGCccgcttgagagagagagagagacagaaagagagagagagagatgagtgggaCTGTTGGAGACCATCTCTCCCATGTAGCTCTCTCTGCttgccttcttctctctccgacCCTGGGCTCGCGTGGCTGGAAGCCTTCTCTGCCCtgccaccacagaagaagaaacaaacgggggcggggagggagagtgataggAGGAAAAGGAGCCTGTTACTCCTGAAGATGGAGGCCTCTGTTAAGTGCTGTGCTTGAAAGCACGTCGGGCCTCATTAGCTGTCAGTTGTAACAATACTGAGCTGGCAGACAAGACTGCTCCGAGTCTCGCAGCCATAAATCACAGACTGACAGCCCACCGACAGGCTGGGAACCAGCGCACATGCAaaccctgctctctgctctttctctctctcacatagttATACCGCATAGCAGTGACAgatagactgacacacacaaaccctaacAGTGTGCAAGTACCCACGCGAACAGGGTTGTCATATAGGCAGGGGTTGGTCGGTAGGGCCCTCCGTAGATAcacgtgtgtgtccatgtgtgtgtatatgtgtgtgtgtgtgtgtatgtgtgtgtgtgtttgcagtggcTGCTTGTACTCAGGCTGTTGGTCCAGTGGGGGTGGGTCCAGTGTCAGTCTGCCTCCCTGTATTAGTGTGActcctgatggtgtgtgtgacgcGTGATGGTGTGGGTGACACAGTGTGAGACGAAGGAAGCGGGAAAAGCAAGGCCTGTGGGTCATTAATCACAGagctgtggcacacacacacacacacacacacacacacacacacacacacaccacaaggccAGGGGCAATGTCGGTGAGCTCACAGCTgggccaaacacacatacacccccacacacactcacttacacacactctctctctctccgataCGCACACGtctacagacacacaaggtGAGGACACCATGCCTCAAAACGAGGCTACACTCaactcacaacacacagtccACTCCTGATCTACCCCGCACCCCCCTTAtcttcccctctgtccctcacttcctgtctgtccttctctgccattcctctccctctcatctcccttccCAAGATGTCCACCAGCTGTAGGGAACATGTCAATGCCTCGGACACCTGACACAAACGCAGGGGCAGAAGCACATTAGCTGTGGGATATTTATTTCCGACTTCAATGGATTGTtcatgttcccctctctctcctcctttccgcTGTCATTTGTTATCGTTACTGTTTGTGTTTGAGGAGTcaggctgtcctcctctcctttctgtgGCAGCTCCGAGGCGCGGGAGTGTTCCCAGTCTCGGTCCAGAGTTACACAAGCGCTCGCCTTCCCTCCTGCAGCACATTAATCTTCCGCTTGTTGCAGAAATCTCCATTTAACGTCTTCCTCATGGATGTCCGCCTGCTTTTGGTTCATGTTAGGATTTATGAGAAGaaccagtgtatgtgtgtgtgtgttagggggtgggggggaaagggTAATTGGCTAAATGGCTCTGTGAATGTCCTGGAATAGGcctggtgtgtgcttgtgtgtcctcTCGGTTCTGTGGGGGTGTGGGAAAAGAACACTGGATTGTGCGGGGCCTGTGGAAGAATGAGAAAACTGCAGATAGATAGGCCTAATGCATCCGCTGAAGGAAGAGGCTTTAAGGCTAACAGCTGCTAACCATCTATCTGGCCCTACTTGGAGAGGCCTTGACATGGGACAGTAAACTGGAGCCTCCCCTCTGATGAATCGTGATGAGATAATAGCTGTCTTGGACGTATTTCATTATAATGGTCTTAGTCATTTCCATACAGGGCTGTAGTAAGTATACTTCAAATACACTCAGCTGAATTGGCAAAGGATCGTCTTAATATACACTGACATCCTAAATGAGATCTTACATTGAATATGGTTTATTTCTCTTTTGAAGGGGTCGTAGTTATTGAGTGATGTTGGCAAGTGCATGTGCCGAATGCCAAATGACTTCTTGTCAGCTTGGGTGATTTATCGGTTGTGTGATTTATGAGACAGTGACATAAATCACAACATTGCACTTACGTAACAGTCCACAAAATATCAACTCCACAGTGGAAAACTCCCCCCTCGCTTTCGGAGACCAGAGGGGCAAAAGTTTGTCAGTGTTATttgttcacccacacacacctacactaaCACTTACACTTacacttacacccacacacacacccacacacacacacacacacacccacacccacacacacacacacacttacacccacacacttacacccacacacacacccacccacacacacacacagacacacttacacacacacacacacacacacacacacacacacacacacacacacacacacacacacacacacacacatgacatctCTTTAACTCACTACCGCCTGTGCCCTACACAGCTTTTCaaatccctccttccttcctcatagcttccctctctcctgcccccccccacccacccacctacacactccctctaccccccccccccccccccacctcactcccccaaCCTCACTGTGGCCTCACACACCAGGCCTGCCATAAATCAATGGGCAGGATCGTGTCTGCCAGTTAGACTAAACAAGAGCATTTGCGAGGATTTGCTCTCCCCCATTAATCATCTTGACAGTTTGAAAAACACATTTCCCCTTTAATGACTGTATTTGGATAATCAGCCCTGTTTCCCCTTCCATGCCTCCCTGGGCCCACcgctcctgtcccctcccctaTTTTCCGCCCGGAGCAACATGGCAGACAGCTGGGTTAACTTACCactgagcaggagggagggggcagcaaGGGAGGGGTCTCTTAGCTTCTAAAAGGAGCActgaaaaaaaaagttaaaataatcATGGCTCctctggaaaaaaagagagtttTTTTACTCCCTCACTCAGCTAACCGCAACGACTCTCCCAATGTAAActcgtgtatgtgtgcacatgcCCTCGCAGTCTTGCGACATTAAACGAGCGCAAGTCGTGCATGGGCATAAAACACTAAGACGAAGCACGCATCGAACGTTTGAACGCAACAGGAATCACGGAGGCTTGCGAGACAGTGTCTCTACCCACAAGTTAAACTCAGAGGCCTCAAAGCAGGTCATTAAAGCAACTGTGATGGAATCAGGCCACAGTGTCAGCTTGGAGCAGCTGTGTCGAGGGAGTCTGGCGCAGAGAGCTGTCATTGCATATGGGAGACATGTGAGCTATGAGCGTGTGGGtaagaatgtatgtgtgtgtgtgtgtgtaaaaggagactgtgtgtgtgtgtgtgtgggggggggggggtggagggggggtggtagtCACAGAGTGTTGACACCTGGAATTATGTCTTTGTTTGAGTAGTTGAAAGCCGACAATGCAATCCCCTGAATACATTTACTCCACAGATGAGTGAACATGACACAGAGGTACACAGAGAACAAGTCTGGCGGAACTGTtcagtcaatcaatcaatcatccATTCAGTCAGTCTCATTAAGTCAACCTCTTAGTTAGGGGAATCTCATTAATATTTCCCTAATTCTACTGGGACTATGTTCTGGATGGATAACAGACTTAATGCTAAATCAGTTCATACACTGTATTAATCTAGTACATCATGATACAATTACATGCCAATTATAATTCCAGAGCCATAGCACTCTGCTCCATAGTCACCATTTCACATAACCAGTTTGGTTTCACTGCCCATtctggagagacagcagagagagagagagagtactgtAGCTGACTCTGACAGAGTCCATTAAGACCACAGGCCCTCCCAATGCGGAGGACAAGAAACCTTGTTGTCAACCAGAGCACTGATGGCAAACAGCAGACCCAGGGCACTGATGGCAAACAGCAGACCCGCCACTCATTCTGTGCCAAGACACGTTCGTCTGCGAGCACCGTGCTCTTGACATCCCTGCCGCGCTCTCCCAGCGTGCAAACAAATGTATTCCAGCTGGAGTAGCAGAATCATGGGCGTTATTAGCGGTGCGCCATAATTGCGGCGTTCATTGCGCGGTCGCTGGTGTGCGTTTATTAACGGCACATACTGtacagctttttcaatgcaCGGCACTgaaacctaaacacacacacacaacaaggtcAGCGGATAAATGGTGGTTCAGTATCAAAAGTTAGGGGTAGGCTAAAGGTTTCATTCACTGGATTCgcgggtaggagagaggagttgAAATCCTTCAGGCATTGGGAAATGAAAGCCTTGGTATTTGATGTTGAAATGAACAGGGTTAGCTGTGATTTCTAAAAGCCATGACGAATGACGCTTCCCCATCTAGGTTTCTTTGCTGTGGctggtcagaaaggcccctgtATTGTGCCATGCAGCTGTTTAACAAATATGTGGTAGTCATACTGAGACGCCGGTTCtgtgagtagagagagagagagagagagagagagagagagagagagagagagagagagagagagagagagagagagagagagagagagagagagagagagagagagagagagagagagagagagagagagagagagagagagagagagagagataaagaagtgagaaagaaggagaagagaaaaagaaaaaagaaaggggagagacagaaagaaagaaggaaagcaatagaaagaaaagggagagagagagagagagagagagagagagagagagagagtgagagagagagagagagagagagagagagagagagagagagagagagagagagagagagagagagagagagagagagagagagagagagagagaaagaaagaaaatgccCCGCTATCCCctgcccactccctctccctgtcctagCTGTCAGTGTGGCAAGCCAATGTGTGGACCTGGCGTCTAATTGAGGAGCAGCTCTGCACCCTGTCGTCATTAATCACAGGGGCTGTCGCCTGTCTGCCCAGGACATGCAGCggcactcccagccccacacagagagggacggggggacggggggggacgggggcacTCCTGTCCCCAGAACCAGGACaagggacaggaggggacagacacagagatcaATCTCCCAGGTGCTACCCTCCTGCGTGGACGGCAGTGAgggggtttaaaaaaaataataatattgtgCCCAGCCCT
Above is a genomic segment from Osmerus mordax isolate fOsmMor3 chromosome 24, fOsmMor3.pri, whole genome shotgun sequence containing:
- the erlin2 gene encoding erlin-2 — encoded protein: MAQWGAIASIILAIGGAALFSSVHKIEEGHTGVYYRGGALLTTTSSPGFHLMLPFITSFKSVQTTLQTDEVKNVPCGTSGGVMIYFDRIEVVNFLVPAAVFDIVKNFTADYDKALIFNKVHHELNQFCSVHSLQEVYIGLFDQIDENLKLTLQEDLTNMAPGLIIQAVRVTKPNIPESIRRNYELMESEKTKLLISAQTQKVVEKEAETERKRAVIEAEKVAQVAEIKFSQKVMEKETEKRISEIDDSAFLARMRARADAEFYTAQRLAEANKLKLTPEYLQLMKFKAIAANSKIYFGNEIPQMFVDSGGSSIKDSAAMDVLAEQVLDSD